Proteins encoded together in one Oncorhynchus mykiss isolate Arlee chromosome 7, USDA_OmykA_1.1, whole genome shotgun sequence window:
- the tma7 gene encoding translation machinery-associated protein 7, with protein MSGREGGKKKPLKAAKKATKEMDDDEMAFKQKQKEDQKALDALKTKAAGKGPLTGGGIKKSGKK; from the exons ATGTCCGGAAGAGAAG GTGGTAAAAAGAAGCCCTTAAAAGCTGCCAAGAAAGCGACTAAGGAGATGGATGAT GATGAAATGGCCTTCAAACAGAAGCAGAAAGAAGACCAGAAAGCCTTGGATGCGTTGAAGACGAAAGCAGCAGGAAAGGGACCATTAA CTGGTGGAGGAATCAAGAAATCTGGAAAGAAGTGA